Proteins encoded within one genomic window of Syntrophobacterales bacterium:
- a CDS encoding type II toxin-antitoxin system PemK/MazF family toxin, whose translation MTIRRGDVWLVNFDPTKGAEMTKTRPAVVVSSDAIGILPIKMIAPATDWKDRYSRNLWHIRIDPDKTNGLSKTSAVDALQVRGVATERFIRKLGQISASTMDEIVAAIAAVIEYE comes from the coding sequence TTGACTATTAGGCGTGGCGACGTCTGGTTGGTCAACTTTGATCCAACCAAAGGCGCGGAGATGACGAAGACCCGGCCGGCTGTGGTGGTGAGTTCCGACGCCATCGGCATATTGCCGATCAAAATGATTGCACCGGCAACGGACTGGAAAGATCGTTACTCACGGAATCTCTGGCACATCCGGATAGATCCCGACAAAACAAACGGCTTATCAAAGACCTCTGCCGTTGACGCCCTGCAAGTGCGCGGCGTGGCAACGGAAAGGTTCATCCGTAAGCTCGGTCAAATCTCAGCATCCACGATGGATGAGATCGTCGCTGCGATAGCGG